The following proteins come from a genomic window of Trichoplusia ni isolate ovarian cell line Hi5 chromosome 16, tn1, whole genome shotgun sequence:
- the LOC113501903 gene encoding uncharacterized protein LOC113501903 isoform X2 has product MLLMFSIVLLMVYGISVGYHYAQKELASFAMSSRSTTEPTMLRAGPENRPVVRLLAVNRSEVEHAPHPLLEVYQTRRPGEQIYMETSETPIVVLETERPPKEPELSPHERELARRLIGRFRRSRNNTSTPIPFFRPLRNNTDRKFIPFT; this is encoded by the exons ATGTTACTCATGTTTAGCATTGTCCTGCTGATGGTGTATGGTATCTCAGTTGGCTACCATTACGCACAAAAAGAACTCGCTTCATTCGCAA TGTCGTCGAGATCCACGACGGAGCCGACGATGTTGCGCGCCGGGCCGGAGAACAGGCCCGTGGTGCGCCTGCTCGCAGTCAACAGGTCCGAGGTCGAGCACGCGCCACACCCGCTCCTTG AGGTGTACCAAACCAGGAGGCCGGGAGAGCAAATTTATATGGAGACTTCCGAGACACCCATCGTTGTTTTAGAAACTGAACG GCCCCCGAAAGAGCCCGAGTTGTCCCCGCATGAGCGAGAGTTGGCACGAAGACTCATCGGTCGGTTCCGTCGTTCACGAAACAACACATCGACGCCGATCCCTTTCTTCCGGCCTTTAAGAAACAATACAGATCGCAAATTCATCCCTTTCACATGA
- the LOC113501903 gene encoding uncharacterized protein LOC113501903 isoform X1: MGLIQSVFCSMTFCVERVLTWTCCAFLLMLLMFSIVLLMVYGISVGYHYAQKELASFAMSSRSTTEPTMLRAGPENRPVVRLLAVNRSEVEHAPHPLLEVYQTRRPGEQIYMETSETPIVVLETERPPKEPELSPHERELARRLIGRFRRSRNNTSTPIPFFRPLRNNTDRKFIPFT, translated from the exons ATGGGTTTAATACAGTCCGTGTTTTGTTCTATGACATTTTGTGTCGAAAG AGTTCTAACATGGACATGCTGCGCTTTCCTGTTGATGTTACTCATGTTTAGCATTGTCCTGCTGATGGTGTATGGTATCTCAGTTGGCTACCATTACGCACAAAAAGAACTCGCTTCATTCGCAA TGTCGTCGAGATCCACGACGGAGCCGACGATGTTGCGCGCCGGGCCGGAGAACAGGCCCGTGGTGCGCCTGCTCGCAGTCAACAGGTCCGAGGTCGAGCACGCGCCACACCCGCTCCTTG AGGTGTACCAAACCAGGAGGCCGGGAGAGCAAATTTATATGGAGACTTCCGAGACACCCATCGTTGTTTTAGAAACTGAACG GCCCCCGAAAGAGCCCGAGTTGTCCCCGCATGAGCGAGAGTTGGCACGAAGACTCATCGGTCGGTTCCGTCGTTCACGAAACAACACATCGACGCCGATCCCTTTCTTCCGGCCTTTAAGAAACAATACAGATCGCAAATTCATCCCTTTCACATGA
- the LOC113501905 gene encoding uncharacterized protein LOC113501905 isoform X2, whose amino-acid sequence MLSKAKAAKAAGALRSGAETRRQGNVMRSVDKAVARGFAHRLARREIDTPEVASNSTDNKQQASTMPHINFTTFNVTNVTSI is encoded by the coding sequence CGAAAGCTGCAAAAGCGGCAGGAGCGTTGCGTTCGGGCGCCGAAACGCGCCGCCAGGGCAACGTGATGCGCTCGGTGGACAAGGCGGTGGCGCGAGGATTTGCCCATCGTCTAGCGCGTCGTGAAATTGATACTCCTGAAGTGGCCAGTAATAGCACTGACAACAAACAACAAGCCAGCACCATGCCTCACATAAATTTCACAACGTTCAACGTAACCAATGTTACCAGCatctaa